A stretch of DNA from Leopardus geoffroyi isolate Oge1 chromosome B3, O.geoffroyi_Oge1_pat1.0, whole genome shotgun sequence:
ATAGATCCTCCATCGAACTTTTCCTAAATTATCCTGTGTGATTGTGCCATCTGCCAATACTGGGACCTGACAGACAGACCCTTTGAGGATAAAGGCCCAAAGAATACACGGATGTGGCTGTTTCACAGCCCAGAGGTGGGGCTGGCGATAGAAAATCATGCTGCACTTTTCAGAGCCCGCAAGCCCAGCACAGATAAGCGCATACGTGAGATGAAAATCAGAGAAGATGGTCATCAGGAAAACCATCACAGAAACTAGCAAAGATCTCTGCCTCTTGGCTACCATGGCCTGATAATGCAATCGTTTCCTGATTGATGAGGAAATGAACTCAGATGAATGCAGCCAAATCCTCTTCTGGGGAGCTGTGGTGTTTCACAGCCCTAAAGCCAcgtaacaaaaacacaaacacaaaactcCAAACGCTTTTAAACTATCCAAATAAACTGAAAGTACCAAAAAGTTGAGTAGGGACAGAAGCCTttcaacatttaataaaaaacatagaCTCAGAAAATAATGCCCCAAATGTCACAAATCACATAATCCAGGCAAAGATCTGTTAGCGTCTTAATCCCTCGTGGCCCGGTGGAGGGACATTCAGTCAAGGGGTATTTCACAGTGGGAAGAGGAAGGGTCCAGGGTCTTCCCAGGAAAAACAAATCCTGCATTACATTACACTGAAGTTTTGCATTTTCCCACATgactgaatatttttgaaaacaaatttttaacaaattcaaaatattcaataaaaaatattcaatcatttgaatttaccatttttttcaattttttaaaatgtttatttatttttgacagagagacagagcatgagttggggaggggcagagagagagggagacatagaatctgaaataggttccaggctccaagctgtcagtacagagcccgacgcggggttccaactcacgggcagcaagatcatgacctgagctgaagtcggatgctcaactgactgagccacccaggcgacccgggATTTACCATTTAAACATTGTTCCATGACTGGGATTCCAAGTTTTCCATTATTAACAATGCTGAGATTAAAATCCTTGTTCATGAATCTTTGTGTAAGACGTAATTCGAGACATAATCTCTGATTATGTTTTTCAGGCAAATTGCTAGAAAGAGTTCGCTCGAGGCAGCGATTCACCATACCCTCAGAAGCCAGGAGGGCTATAAGCCTCAGGCTCCTGTTGTGCCTGTCTCCTGTCCTTCTgacctgttttctcttctctagccAGTCTCTCAGCTGGCAAGACTTTGTGTTGAGCAGGCTGTAGGTTTTTGACTTCCTACTGGTTTGGGTACGGCCCTTGTGGCTGGGAGTTGCTCATGCAGAACTGTGATGCTATCCCCCCCTTATCTGCTCCAGCTCTCTGTTCTGCATCAGGGAGTGAGAGACAATCTTCTCTGCATCTCAGATTGAAGCCCCGCAGATGGTAGATCTCCTCTTATCGAGGCGGACTGCGAGGAGGGCCCTATGTGGAACCAACTGTCTTCCCTGCATCACGTATCAAAACCGGTGGTTCTCACTGAGGATGAttcctgctcccctgccccttgGAGAACACTTGGCAATGCCCTGAGACATGTCTGGTTGGCACAACTTAGTGGAGGGGCGCTATTCCTGGGACCTGGTGGGGAGAGATCAGGGATGCCCTAAATATCCTACATCTTTGCCTGTGATTCACAATGGTCTTAGTGATTCTGGATATTACTAAAGATAAATTCGAATCAGTACAGAGTTGATGATTACAGCAAGGATCTGGCATAACATCTTGTTTAAGTTGGAAATAAGGATCCTGTCTCTCCagggattccctttctcttctttctttccctaatttttcttcattatttcctctctGTATCTCACactcacaccctccccccccccaggcccccccccccccccccccccgctcccacACACCCCGACCCTTTCCAAAGCTTGTAGGCTGCCTAGGCTGGAGGCCAGTTGCATTGTGCCAAGAGAAGAGAGCATCAGAGAGAAGACACATCCTCACGTCTGAAAGCTGGGTCTTTATTGAGGTTTACTGAGGATTCTGTGCCCTGGAGGGGCCTTTGTGGGTCTGAGGGATGCAGCAGGGCCTCAGCAGAGATCAGAGGCAGCTTGAAAGTGAGTGGCACAGAAAGCCTGCTCAGGTCTGGTTCCAGATTTCCCCTCAGGCCGGcccaggctccatccaggcttaATTCTGCTTCAGGACCTCATTGATCCAGGGCCGGTAGTGGGAGATCCGGGTGAAGACAGCAGGGGGCTTTGCATTCTTCCGTCCATGGGAGACGATgccctgagccaccccagcacacaGAAGAGGGCCCCCGGAATCTccctgtggggcagagagagagagagagagcaagagagagagagagagagagagagagaacacagaaggtGAGCTGGGAAGTCATCTACTCCCAGTGAGACCTGGGGTCAGACCCAGCAGCCCTGGTTCCTCATGGGGTTATACATCTCGGTGTGATGccccttttctgtttccttctggcCACCTCATGTGCCCTGTGCAGCAGCCTGGGAGGGGTGCCCAGAGATTGCACGGGgccatgggtgggggaggagcagggaatgGATCTGCAGAGGGGTGATTCCAGTTCCTTAGGCCCATGATCTGAAACCCTGTCGCTGGCTGACAACCTTCCCACCCCATCTCCTTTCACAAGACGTCTGGACCCCGAACAGTGACTTGTAGAAAAGAACCCTCGTCCGAGGATCACCTCAAATGCAGAGTTTGTCTTCCTGGGATTGCCAACACACAATTGGAGGTTGTGGTCGAAAGTTCTGTAGTGTCTGCAGGCTTGGGGATTCATGAGCCTCTGCTTCACCTCTCGCAGAGTACCAGAGCCTGGTTCCTTCACTTGTATTCTTCCCCAGCCAGCCACCCGGCACATTCTCCCGGGTGGGATGACGTTGAACTGGGGCGGAAGGGGGAGCGTCCCCACGGCCAGGGTCAGGTTAGCTTTCTCCTTCAACTGTGGAGGGCATGAGGGGCTGTCAGTGCTAGAAATGGGTGACAGGGCAGTTGGAGGAAATCAGGGAAGGACAGGGCAAACTGTTTTGCATTAGAACTACATCCGGTGGCACGAGTCAGTGGGGTTGGAGTCCAGAGGCAGGTTGTGGACATATTAGGGCAGTGGAGACCTGAAGGAGAAAACTAAGAGAACAGAAAGTGggaaatgtggagaaagaagTTATTACCTTCAGTAACATGATGTCATGGAGAAGAGCACTGTCATCATATTTTGGGTGAGGAAATTGTTTTATGacctcaagcttctgccatgtatcttctttcttttgtatgttaTGGGCTCCAAGTGTGACCATTATGGACCTAttgtgagggagaaggaaggaccaGGAGAAACTGTGATGGTCTCAGGTTTCTCCTGCAATGTTCCCATTCTGAGAAAAGAGGACTAGAGTCTATCACGGGGGTCACTGGACTCTAATCACCCCTCTTTCTCTGGACCACTTGTAGCATTTGGGGTGGGGCCTCCTATTTTACTCAGGGAATAGCTTTCTCAGGGAACATGGACAATTTCCAGGACCCTCAGGAATTCCTGGAGACTGAGTAGGCCATGGAGGACCCAGGGGACAGGATTAGCACTTCCTAATTTAGGGAGCCCTGTGTGAGGGCCAGAGATATCAGAGGAAAGGGGGAGTTGAGGTGGTGGGATCCCTGGTGGACCCTGTTGTCTGCCTCCCCTGGAAAGATGGCTCAAGTCCCTGAGAATTAAAGGCCAGTGTTCTTGGAAAGGGCATAGAGGAAGTGGCCTAGAAAACTGGGTGGGGTTGGGAGAGGGAAGCTACTTTTAGAGGAGGGACTTTTGGATAgggcctccttttcctctctgtagGGGAGCCGAGCTCACAGTGATTGAAGATCAGGGCATCTCATCAATTATGGGACCAAGTTCCATAAGTTCAAGTCTTGCCTGTCCCAGCCCCAGGAGCCTCCCCTCAGACCGCCAAAGGGTACGTCCTTGGCTGCCACCCTAGCTGTTAATCTCCAGAAGGGAGATAAATGGGACCCTGCTGTGTCACCTTCCTGCACAGTGAGCAGCCGTCAGCACAAAGTTCCGTCTTATCAGGAAACCACCGCAAAATACCGGTCTATTCTGGAGAGTGACAATTTCCAGGTGGGCCATGTAAGGGCGGGAGTGTGGCTTGCACTCTGTGCCCCCGATGATCTCTCCTGGAACAGAGATCCCCAGGGCTTGAACACAGAGAATGCATAGGCTGAGCTAAAGTTGAGAGGGGCTTCTCTCTAATCTCATCCTCACTGTGTACTCTGCCTGTTGCCCCCTCAGGAGGCTCGGGTATCTGGTGTCCCCACCCACAACCTCTCACATAAATTCTCACTCCTTCTTCCAGGGACAACAGCCAATCTGGGCTCAGATGCCATTCAGGCATTTTTCACCTCGGATTTCCCCCACTGCCATTGTGCCTGGGACCTCAATGCTCCTCTTCCACTGGGCAGGGCCAGTTCTCCAGGTCCTGGTTTCAACCTGCTCCATACCTTGAGGGCAGTgtcagagaatggccacattacTTCCACTGGGCAGGGCCAGTTCTCCAGGTCCTGGTTTCAACCTGCTCCATACCTTGAGGGCAGTgtcagagaatggccacattacGAGGTAAAGTGTAGCCCCGAAgctcagaagatgaagagaacaTAGGACCTCCTACCCAACATCTCACCTTAAGTCATGAGAAGAtgccccctcttcctcccacctgTTCGGGCTTTCCCCTAGTCAGTGGGGTTCCTTGTCCCTGGGAACTACCATAGGCTGCagagactggggggtgggggaggcataTCCCAAGTGGAACTGCACTCTGGTTTCCTGCAGAGAGATCTTGCGGTCTTGTTTAAGAGTCAGCTATATTCAGACTAAACTGTGTTGGGGGCTGATACTGCAGCTTCCAGAGGGAAGGACTCACCAGCTTCAGCTCTggagcagaggagaaggagcagCAGGGCGAGAGGAAGAAAATGCATCTTCTCAGAGAGGCTGCCCCTGGCAGATGCTGCTTCTGTTTTCCGGCTTGGGTTTTATAACTCCAGCGATGAGCGAAGGGCTGGGCTGGTAACCACAGGAACTGTGTGGTCATGTTTTCTTCTCCCATCCTAAACTGGTGAGCTTTCTGATCAGAAGTTTCCCCCAAGTTACCCTCTGTTTTGCTGGAGGTGAAGTGGAGGTCTGACCCCCAAGTTTTGGCTTCCAGGATGAGCTTTCAACCATGGTGCCTTATCTCgtgaggggaggtggagggattGTGTCTTTCGCAGTCAGGGCAGCTGGTTTCAGGCTCATCAGAAACACGGGTGGGGAGAGTCCTTACACAGAGCATCCAGAAACACATGCACTTTTATGGCCCACAATAGGAAGTGCATTTTGCAAAGGGACCCAGTAgccatatatatgcatgtgtgacTACACGAGCACAAACATACACACGTACAAATGAATCAAAAGTTTTGGGAAACAATATTTATCCTTGTCATGTGCAATGCTTTCAGTTTCCATTCATTCCATTCcactctgtattttttatttaaaaaattttaaatgtttatttattttgagagagagagagagagagagagcaggggagaggcagagagagggagagagaacccaagcaggctctacactgacagtgcagagcctgatgtggggcttgatcccacgaacctcgagatcgtgacctgagctgaaatcaagagttggacactcaactcactgagccacccaggcgccccatctactcCATATTAAAATATGGACAGCACCCCACTTAAAGGGTGACCACCTACAATTTGAAAACCATTGATCTGGTCTCTCTCATCCTCTGAACCAGATGTTCATAGGCAGAAGAAAGATCTATGGAGCGTAGATGGGGGAAGGGAACATACCCGATGGTAGGGTTTTATACACATTATCACAAGAGCAAGTGGGATTGGAATTAGCATTTTTTGAGAGCCTATGCATCATTTATtgtcccaactcttgatataTTTGcataacaaccctgtgaagtatgTATTATTAGCTCAGTTTTATGGATTGACTATCGAGGCTTCTAGtttagaaatagatttttcttattCCAAATCAAGGGCCCTCTCTGACCTACCaccaaagagaaacagagaaaagagtcCCACCAATGGGGATGTAGATGTAGAAGAATGGTTTGCCCTGGGAGCCTGGGTTTTCCTACTCTCTCATTATTATTCAAACTTGTTTTGCTGAAATAGAATGTACACAGAGGTCAGTATCTGAGGttttactctttttattcttCAGAAAATACCATTACTGTCACTTTACAGATGTAGGACTGAGGCTCAGACACATTAACATGACCAAGATCACACAACTCATAACTACCATAACCAAGTTTCAAGTACATACTTGCTGTTTTCCCCAGACTTGGAGAAGCAGGGAGTCCAGGGAAGAGTTGGGTAACGGGGTGGAGTGTCATTTCTCTTGGAGACTGAGAAGCCATTTAATTCAGAGATGGGTAAGCACAGGGGAAAAATATCTTCCCCAAATCATTCTACCATGCCCTTGGTCTCAGCTTGGGTTTGTGACTGGAGTGGTTCATTCCTTAGGAAATACTGGTTAGGTCCTCAGTTGCCCTCAGCTCTGACCCTCTCTAGAATAATTACACCTACACGTATTTCTAGTCCctgtacaattttttttgtaaaattttttgaTGAGTCCCTGTACTAattttttctcactctctttatctgccagataaaatacagaatgcaCAGTTAAATTTGTATCTGAGATGAataacaaatcattttttaagtatatctCAATATCAAATgagacatacttatactaaaataaattgtcaatctgaaattcaaatgtatctGGGAGTCCTGCATTTTGATTTGCTAAAGATGGCAAACTTACTCTGGGCATTCTACCATCAGCAGAACAGAGGCGAATCTGGACCTGGAGAAGTCTTGTCCTTTGGCCCTGCACCAGTTGGACCCAAAATCCGAGAGGTAAGCAAatgaaacatttctatttttcactcATGTAATGAGAAGTTGAGGGGTAGGTAGTCCAGGACTTGTGTGATAGTTCCACAGCATCAGTAAAGACCTGGTTCAccaacatttaatttttgtttcaccTGTACTGGCTGAGGGCAAGAGAATGGAATAGGTATAAGCTCTGGTCAAGTGCcaatttcagaaataaagttgGCACTATCTGcccatattttccatattttcttccttgtgctgtcatgtgtgtttgcatgtttgaactgatttcctttttctctcttctctgccctccttctgcTATTTTGTATATAGTATGTTGTTGGTGGTGAACCTTCGGCTTAGTCCACGGTTTGTAGAATATCACTTTGGGAGTCTGACTAGATTAGAGGTGGCATGGGTATCACCTAGAAATCCTGTACTTGGAGTCGAAAGCAGTAACTGATGAGACTGGATTATATCAGTTCTGGGGAGAGTCaagcctcatttttctttgtatgaGAGATAGAGAGGATTACGTTCAATGAGAGCACTTTTGTTTTAGGGAGGTTAGGTACAGAGAAGGAGTGTGTGGCAGCTACGTGATGGCTTGTAGGAGACATTTGCCATGTATGGTGGGTCCTTAGTGTCTTTTGAACACCCTTCCCATATTAGAGGAATTCCCAGCTATGATTCTTGCTTTCCTAAGGTGGAATCCATAAACTTCCTTTCTCAGGTTCCTTTGCATGTAGGCCTCAATCTTGTGACTGAGACTCTACCAATCAGTTGAGTAGGTATAAAACTTGATTTAGAAAGGTGTAATCAGAGGGAGCAGGCATTATGGAATTAATTTTTCCAGTGAGGGTGAGTGGCCGAGGGGTCTGGTTTTTGGGGAAAAATGAGTTGTGGGTCAGCTGTCTGGTGCTGCCGGAGGGCCAAGCCAATGGGCTGTGGCACCTTTGCTGAACAGTCCTGTGCTGTAGTTCAACGTCGTTTCCCTGGCTACGTCGCCTCTATATCTGATTCCACAGCATGTGAGGAAGATGGTGACTCTGCATAAGGAAGAATTTGCTAATAGTCTGTTGTTACAACACGaatgtgtggggaggggaggcaagtGATTTCCCCATTGCCTGAGATATTAAAGTAGAGGTTGGACAGAGTCTTGTTTAAGATTCACAGtgagtgggaaggaaaaggtTGGGCCGACTATAAAAACACTGGCATTTAGTGACGGCAATGTTCCTGGGCCACTTTAATGCAGAGGGATCATCCCTCCTCTGAGTTCCTGAAGCATTTATCATCAGTGCCATTATTCACTTTGACATTCAAGGCACATGGCCGGCTTTGCAGTTAGATGGGAGAACTTGAATCCTTCTTCTGCTGCTTAGCTATCTGTCTGACCTTAGCAAAATTCCTTAAGTTCTCAGCTTTAGTTACTACCtttgtaaaatacaaagaatgaCATGAAACAGGGTTTTTGGAGAATTAAATATGGTGCTAAATGAAAAATGCCACATGGTTGGTCTTTAATAAACACTGATTTGGTCCCCTTGTGTTATATCTTGTGTGGTCATATAACGGTTTGATGGGCAAATGGTGCATATGTCCTCCTGGAGGCTGTTTATCTTTCCCTCTAAATTCTCCTAAACGTATTACAGATTAATCAGATTTACCAGACTTGAGTCATGTCCTGCTTTGTACACcatcttgttttatttgttgaACTTTAAGTTGCCAGGGTGTTTCTTAACCTTGTTCTCTGAGTAATAGCTGTATCTTTTTGGATTGAGCATGTGACTGAAGTGGGTTTAACCCTCAAACTGCCATGCAGGACTAGAACAGCTGTAAACGTTGACACATGTTGCAAGAAGAAATACTCTTGTAAGAAATACTATGGAGAGGGACACCTGATGGCACAGGCTTGTGCTTTCTTGCCTCCGATTGAGACAGCAGTGCAATGGAGAAGGGACAGTAAGTACATTCTTTATGGCATTGGCCACATTTTCCCGAAGCAGGCTGGAGCTCACTCTGTGCTTGCCCTTGCAATAGCTGATGTTTCTGAATGACCAAGTTTTTCTGAATTTAACTGCTACTGGTTTACATTCAATATCTGCCAAGTAATTTGCAAGGATATAAGCTGATACAGGTTCCTATACCTGGGCCTGTAGCCCTACCACactagttccttttttttttaattttatttttactttattaaaatttacatccaaattagttagcacatagtgcaacaatgatttcaggagtagattgcttagtgccccttactcatttagcccattccctctcccacaacacctccagtaaccctcagttctccatatttatgaacctcttatgctttgtccccctccctgtttttatattatttttgtttcccttcccttatgttcatctgttttgtctcttaaagtcctcatatgagtgaaatcatatgatttttgtctttctctgactgactgatttcacttggcataataccctccagttccatccacatagttgcaaatggcaagatttcattcttttttgattgccgagtaatactccattgtatatatataccacatctttatccattcatccatcgatggacatttgggctctttccattcttcggctattgttgatagtgctgctataaacatgggggcgcatgtgtcccttcaaaacagcacacctgtatcccttggataaatgcctagcagtgcaattactgggtcgtagggtagttctatttttagttttttgaggaacctccatattgttttccagagtggctgcaccagcttgcattcccaccaccaatgcaaaagagatcctctttctctgcatcctcgccaacatctgttgttgcctgaattgttaatgttagccattctgacaggtgtgaggtggtatctcacggtggttctgatttgtatttccctgatgatgagtgatgtggagcattttttcatgtgtcggttggccatatggatgtcttctttggagaagtgtctattcatgtcttttacccatttttttcatggggttatttgttttttgggtgttgagtttgatcagttctttatagattttggatactaaccctttatctgatgtgtcatttgcaaatatcttctcccattctgttggttgccttttagttttgctgattgtttcctttgctgtgcagaagctttttattttgatgaggtcccagcagttcatttttgcttttgtttcccttgcctctggagacgtgttgagtaagaagttgctgtggccaaggtcagagatgtttttgcctgttttcttcttgaggattttgatggcttcctgtcttacattgaggtctttcatccattttgagtttatttttgtgtctggtgtaagaaagtggtccatattc
This window harbors:
- the LOC123583474 gene encoding chymase-like isoform X4, translated to MVTLGAHNIQKKEDTWQKLEVIKQFPHPKYDDSALLHDIMLLKLKEKANLTLAVGTLPLPPQFNVIPPGRMCRVAGWGRIQVKEPGSGTLREVKQRLMNPQACRHYRTFDHNLQLCVGNPRKTNSAFEGDSGGPLLCAGVAQGIVSHGRKNAKPPAVFTRISHYRPWINEVLKQN
- the LOC123583474 gene encoding chymase-like isoform X1, yielding MHFLPLALLLLLLCSRAEAGMEQVETRTWRTGPAQWKRSIEVPGTMAVGEIRGEIIGGTECKPHSRPYMAHLEIVTLQNRPVFCGGFLIRRNFVLTAAHCAGRSIMVTLGAHNIQKKEDTWQKLEVIKQFPHPKYDDSALLHDIMLLKLKEKANLTLAVGTLPLPPQFNVIPPGRMCRVAGWGRIQVKEPGSGTLREVKQRLMNPQACRHYRTFDHNLQLCVGNPRKTNSAFEGDSGGPLLCAGVAQGIVSHGRKNAKPPAVFTRISHYRPWINEVLKQN
- the LOC123583474 gene encoding chymase-like isoform X3, with protein sequence MHFLPLALLLLLLCSRAEAGEIIGGTECKPHSRPYMAHLEIVTLQNRPVFCGGFLIRRNFVLTAAHCAGRSIMVTLGAHNIQKKEDTWQKLEVIKQFPHPKYDDSALLHDIMLLKLKEKANLTLAVGTLPLPPQFNVIPPGRMCRVAGWGRIQVKEPGSGTLREVKQRLMNPQACRHYRTFDHNLQLCVGNPRKTNSAFEGDSGGPLLCAGVAQGIVSHGRKNAKPPAVFTRISHYRPWINEVLKQN
- the LOC123583474 gene encoding chymase-like isoform X2 — protein: MEQVETRTWRTGPAQWKRSIEVPGTMAVGEIRGEIIGGTECKPHSRPYMAHLEIVTLQNRPVFCGGFLIRRNFVLTAAHCAGRSIMVTLGAHNIQKKEDTWQKLEVIKQFPHPKYDDSALLHDIMLLKLKEKANLTLAVGTLPLPPQFNVIPPGRMCRVAGWGRIQVKEPGSGTLREVKQRLMNPQACRHYRTFDHNLQLCVGNPRKTNSAFEGDSGGPLLCAGVAQGIVSHGRKNAKPPAVFTRISHYRPWINEVLKQN